From the genome of Nocardia sp. NBC_01503, one region includes:
- a CDS encoding Fpg/Nei family DNA glycosylase, producing MPELPEIVALEQFLSAHAVGAVVGRVDVAALSVLKTFDPPATALSGRDVTGAGHWGKHLGLNCDGLWLITHLSRGGWLRWLDDPSATPPKPGKGPLALRVHFFTPEGDTPAFDLTEAGTKKRLAVWIVSDPQLVPSIARLGPDAMVVGEPEFAEILKGTTQRIKNSLTDQTLIAGIGNAYSDEILHTAKLSPFANSSTLDQEQVARLYATMREILADAIARSVGQDAARLKGEKRSGMQVHGRTGMPCPVCGDTVREVAFADKSFQYCATCQTGGKILADRRMSRLLK from the coding sequence GTGCCTGAATTACCCGAAATTGTGGCGCTCGAGCAGTTCTTGAGCGCGCATGCGGTGGGTGCGGTGGTCGGCCGGGTCGATGTGGCGGCGCTGAGTGTGCTCAAGACCTTCGATCCACCGGCGACCGCGCTCTCGGGGCGCGATGTCACGGGGGCGGGGCATTGGGGCAAACACCTCGGATTGAACTGTGACGGGCTGTGGTTGATCACGCATCTGTCCCGGGGCGGATGGCTGCGCTGGCTCGACGACCCGTCGGCGACACCGCCGAAACCGGGTAAGGGTCCGCTGGCGCTGCGGGTGCATTTCTTCACCCCGGAGGGGGATACGCCCGCCTTCGATCTCACCGAGGCCGGGACCAAGAAACGGCTGGCGGTGTGGATCGTTTCCGATCCCCAACTGGTGCCGAGCATCGCGCGGCTCGGACCCGATGCCATGGTCGTCGGCGAGCCGGAGTTCGCGGAGATCCTGAAGGGCACCACACAGCGGATCAAGAACTCGCTCACCGATCAGACCCTGATCGCGGGGATCGGCAACGCCTACTCGGACGAGATACTGCATACCGCCAAGCTCTCGCCGTTCGCGAACTCCTCGACCCTGGATCAGGAGCAGGTGGCGCGGCTGTACGCCACCATGCGCGAGATACTCGCCGATGCCATCGCGCGCTCGGTCGGGCAGGACGCGGCTCGGCTCAAGGGGGAGAAGCGATCCGGTATGCAGGTGCACGGGCGCACCGGCATGCCGTGCCCGGTGTGCGGGGACACCGTGCGCGAAGTCGCCTTCGCGGACAAGTCCTTCCAGTACTGCGCGACCTGTCAGACCGGCGGCAAGATCCTCGCCGATCGCCGGATGTCACGACTGCTCAAGTAG
- a CDS encoding DUF2630 family protein, with translation MSEQDILARIKTLVDREHELRTQSTQGEIDPEAERRQLAELEVALDQCWDLLRQRRARLDQGRNPEEAQASSARQVEGYLQ, from the coding sequence ATGAGCGAACAGGACATTCTCGCGCGCATCAAAACCCTGGTGGATCGTGAGCACGAGCTGCGTACCCAGAGCACGCAGGGCGAGATCGATCCCGAGGCCGAACGCCGTCAGCTCGCCGAGCTCGAGGTCGCCCTCGACCAGTGCTGGGACCTGCTGCGTCAGCGTCGCGCCCGGCTGGATCAGGGCCGTAATCCGGAGGAGGCGCAGGCCAGCTCCGCCCGTCAGGTCGAGGGCTACCTGCAGTAA
- a CDS encoding TetR/AcrR family transcriptional regulator — protein MAYRRTPAVQARLDAQAGSIVRAAMAVLSRDGYAGLSMAAVAAEAGVATGTVYKTFSGKAELVTAVFREVVTREVAAVAAAGDSDSARLGDTPAVTDSAEGPKSARERVTAAVETFAGRALKNPKLAYVLLAEPVDTAVDAERLRFRRAFAEIYETAIADGVASGQLPPQDPRTSATALVGAIGEVLVGPLAEQLESESVVPELVAFALRALGVPQE, from the coding sequence GTGGCCTACCGCAGAACCCCCGCCGTACAGGCCCGCCTCGATGCCCAGGCCGGCTCGATCGTGCGGGCCGCCATGGCCGTGCTCTCCCGCGACGGGTATGCCGGGCTCTCCATGGCGGCGGTCGCCGCCGAGGCGGGTGTGGCCACCGGCACCGTCTACAAAACCTTCAGCGGCAAGGCCGAATTGGTCACCGCGGTCTTCCGTGAGGTTGTCACCCGCGAGGTGGCGGCGGTCGCCGCCGCCGGTGACTCCGACTCCGCGCGACTCGGCGACACCCCGGCCGTAACCGACTCGGCCGAAGGGCCCAAGAGCGCCCGTGAGCGCGTTACCGCGGCGGTGGAGACCTTCGCCGGGCGCGCGCTCAAGAACCCGAAACTGGCCTATGTACTGCTCGCCGAGCCGGTGGACACCGCCGTCGACGCCGAGCGGCTGCGCTTCCGGCGCGCCTTCGCGGAGATCTACGAGACCGCGATCGCCGATGGGGTGGCCAGTGGGCAACTGCCGCCGCAGGATCCGCGCACCAGCGCCACCGCACTGGTCGGCGCCATCGGCGAGGTGCTGGTCGGCCCGCTCGCCGAACAGTTGGAGAGTGAATCGGTGGTGCCCGAACTCGTCGCCTTCGCGCTGCGCGCGCTCGGCGTGCCTCAGGAATAA
- a CDS encoding carboxylesterase/lipase family protein, translating into MVATIDITTGDGIVRGSQGRRVSRWRSIPFAAPPVGELRFRAPQPVQPWSGVRDATEFGFAAMQHRRGAQLGPRRQQPTGEDCLTLNITAPNTTSATPRPVMVFIHGGGYFIGTSALGLYSGARLALRGDVIVVSMNYRLGAFGYVDFSEFSTPTHRFETNLGLRDQVAALEWVRRNIAAFGGDPNNVTIFGESAGAHAVLALMAAPAAAGLFHRGIAQSPPADWGPSHADARLFARRCLDKLGAKPGDEANTLLTARSNDIRRAVDRAVNDVMHHQPGLFPAAPQIDGDFLPKPIVEAFADGSAHRVPLIIGTNRDEGTLFVRFDDTLPTTPERIRWALKQAGDDAEARVTAAYPGFPDRKTTVRMGGDYTFWRPSLAVMEGHSRYAPTYAYRFDFAPRAVQLAGFGATHALDLIPVFGATATPVGRALTAAGGQRGFRAVSRQFQDNWLAFARTGAPLSNWPAYTEERRSTMIIDYPSRVENDPERAKRLAWQGVHPPALV; encoded by the coding sequence ATGGTGGCAACGATAGACATCACGACCGGGGACGGGATCGTCCGCGGTTCCCAGGGCCGCCGCGTTTCGCGCTGGCGGTCCATTCCCTTCGCCGCGCCCCCGGTGGGCGAGCTGCGCTTCCGGGCGCCGCAGCCGGTGCAACCGTGGAGCGGGGTGCGCGATGCCACCGAATTCGGTTTCGCCGCAATGCAGCACCGGCGTGGAGCACAACTGGGTCCGCGGCGACAGCAGCCCACCGGTGAGGATTGTCTGACCCTCAATATCACCGCACCCAACACCACATCCGCTACGCCGCGACCGGTGATGGTCTTCATTCACGGCGGCGGCTACTTCATCGGCACCTCCGCGCTCGGCCTGTACTCGGGCGCGCGGCTGGCACTGCGCGGTGATGTGATCGTGGTGTCGATGAACTATCGGCTGGGCGCGTTCGGCTACGTCGACTTCAGCGAATTCTCCACGCCCACACATCGATTCGAGACCAACCTGGGTCTGCGCGATCAGGTGGCGGCACTGGAGTGGGTGCGCCGCAATATCGCCGCGTTCGGCGGCGATCCGAACAATGTCACCATCTTCGGCGAATCCGCCGGTGCGCACGCGGTGCTGGCGCTCATGGCCGCACCCGCCGCGGCCGGACTGTTCCATCGGGGTATCGCACAGAGTCCGCCCGCGGATTGGGGGCCGTCACACGCCGATGCCCGGCTCTTCGCGCGGCGCTGCCTGGACAAACTGGGCGCGAAGCCCGGCGACGAGGCGAATACGCTGCTCACCGCGCGCTCCAATGACATTCGGCGCGCGGTGGATCGCGCGGTCAATGACGTCATGCACCATCAGCCCGGCCTCTTCCCCGCCGCCCCGCAGATCGACGGCGATTTCCTGCCGAAGCCGATTGTCGAGGCGTTCGCGGACGGCAGCGCGCATCGGGTACCGCTGATCATCGGCACCAATCGCGATGAGGGCACGCTGTTCGTACGCTTCGACGACACCCTGCCCACCACCCCCGAACGCATTCGCTGGGCGTTGAAGCAGGCGGGCGATGACGCCGAAGCCCGGGTGACCGCGGCCTATCCCGGCTTCCCGGACCGCAAGACCACGGTGCGCATGGGCGGGGACTACACCTTCTGGCGGCCTTCGCTGGCGGTGATGGAGGGGCACAGCCGGTACGCGCCGACCTATGCCTATCGTTTCGACTTCGCCCCGCGCGCGGTCCAGCTCGCGGGTTTCGGCGCGACGCACGCACTGGATCTGATCCCGGTCTTCGGCGCCACCGCCACACCGGTGGGCCGGGCGCTCACCGCCGCGGGCGGGCAGCGCGGGTTCCGGGCGGTATCACGACAGTTCCAGGACAATTGGCTGGCCTTCGCGCGCACCGGCGCACCGCTGTCGAATTGGCCCGCGTACACCGAGGAGCGGCGCTCGACCATGATCATCGACTACCCGTCCCGGGTGGAGAACGATCCGGAGAGGGCGAAACGCCTGGCCTGGCAGGGAGTTCACCCACCCGCGCTGGTGTAG
- a CDS encoding pyridoxamine 5'-phosphate oxidase family protein has translation MTEQATRTPLSPTPRSALTRSKERGATDRAELDAVLDAGLLCHLGVVLGGSPVVIPTTYGRDGDTLYLHGSTGAGNLRAAMTGAVSVAVTHLDGVVYARSAMHFSMNYRSAVIHARPVELTDPDERMHGLRVIVEHVAPGSWDAVRSPNKKEMAATMVLALDLTEASVKMRTGGPRDDESDIEAGGTWAGVLPLRQIWDAPISSTDLESGVEVPEHVRARYSETVVAGA, from the coding sequence ATGACCGAGCAAGCGACCCGGACCCCATTGTCACCCACGCCCCGTAGCGCGCTCACCCGCTCCAAGGAGCGGGGAGCCACCGACCGCGCCGAACTGGACGCGGTCCTCGATGCCGGACTCCTCTGCCACCTCGGCGTCGTTCTCGGCGGCAGCCCGGTCGTCATCCCCACCACCTACGGACGCGACGGCGACACCCTCTACCTGCACGGCTCCACCGGCGCGGGCAACCTGCGCGCCGCCATGACCGGTGCGGTCTCGGTGGCGGTCACCCACCTCGACGGTGTGGTCTACGCCCGCTCCGCCATGCACTTCTCGATGAACTATCGTTCGGCCGTAATCCACGCCAGGCCGGTGGAGCTCACCGATCCCGACGAGCGCATGCACGGCCTCCGGGTGATTGTGGAGCATGTGGCACCCGGGTCCTGGGATGCCGTTCGGTCGCCGAACAAGAAGGAGATGGCGGCCACCATGGTGCTCGCCCTCGACCTCACCGAAGCCTCGGTGAAGATGCGCACGGGCGGCCCGCGCGATGACGAATCCGATATCGAAGCGGGCGGCACCTGGGCGGGTGTACTCCCGCTGCGTCAGATCTGGGATGCTCCCATCTCCTCCACTGACCTCGAATCGGGAGTCGAAGTGCCCGAACACGTTCGGGCGCGCTACTCGGAGACCGTGGTCGCGGGCGCCTGA
- a CDS encoding DUF4184 family protein, translating to MPFTLAHPAAALPLARRLWLPGLVAGSIAPDTPYYLPTGVNGELTHSMLGLPVDLALGVALLALGCVLHRPALALLGKSATPPRTSWWRGAAAIAVGALTHLAWDAFTHTDGAAVRHWGLMRESVAGPHRVYNVIGYLSSLGGLLVLGWFGARRYRRAEPGPPVPQRNWVLGGLVLAASAGALIAGTDPIVEVSLYDCVRHLLVAAIQSAAIVFIAWALANSLRRRSG from the coding sequence GTGCCGTTCACGCTCGCGCACCCGGCCGCGGCGCTGCCGCTGGCCCGCAGGCTATGGCTTCCCGGCCTGGTCGCGGGCAGTATCGCACCGGATACTCCGTACTATCTGCCGACGGGCGTCAACGGTGAGCTGACGCATTCGATGCTCGGACTGCCGGTCGATCTGGCGCTGGGAGTGGCCCTACTCGCGCTCGGATGCGTACTCCACCGACCGGCCCTGGCCCTGCTCGGCAAATCGGCTACCCCGCCCAGAACCAGTTGGTGGCGCGGGGCGGCGGCCATCGCGGTCGGCGCGCTGACACATCTGGCCTGGGACGCGTTCACCCATACCGATGGTGCGGCGGTACGACATTGGGGACTGATGCGCGAGTCGGTGGCGGGACCGCATCGCGTGTACAACGTGATCGGGTATCTCTCCTCCCTCGGCGGTCTGCTGGTCCTGGGCTGGTTCGGCGCGCGCCGGTATCGCCGCGCGGAGCCCGGTCCACCGGTGCCGCAACGGAACTGGGTCCTCGGCGGGCTCGTACTCGCCGCCTCGGCCGGAGCACTGATCGCCGGTACCGATCCGATTGTCGAGGTCAGCCTCTATGACTGCGTCCGACACCTGCTCGTCGCCGCAATACAAAGTGCCGCCATTGTTTTCATCGCATGGGCGCTGGCGAACAGCCTCCGCCGGCGCTCCGGCTGA
- the pdxR gene encoding MocR-like pyridoxine biosynthesis transcription factor PdxR produces MTDGGKNWAVVVDDLPLVIDRDSSVPLAVQVADGLRGAATTGALRGGDRLPSSRELAARLGVSRTVVTAAYDQLHAEGWLSGRHGSGTYLTASPVPVAAQAATTPRADPAVGLLDLGTGAPCIEVIDRTAWRRAWRAVSDRNPLVRKERAGEPDYRAAVAEHLLRHRGLGPGSGSVALATAGTSTAVSELAATLLRPGDVAAIEDPGYSRAAGAFHAAGVRLVPVPVDADGLRVDQLPLDTKMVYCTPAHQFPLGARMPAARRIELIEFARRTGALIIEDDYDGELRYDTAPLPLLAALAPELVVHLGTTSKILSPTLGVGWMVAAPAVTDAVLTYRELTGTGPAPAGQQVVAELARHGDLARHLRRLRREMPLRRTLVVEELLRRGLTVRGDDAGSHLFIPLASAAQEEAAIAAAATAGVYLDGLGRYTRGPRHTFGIALGYAALSRADLPVAVRSAGDALARVVQWTP; encoded by the coding sequence GTGACAGACGGCGGCAAAAACTGGGCAGTGGTGGTGGACGATCTGCCGCTGGTGATCGACCGCGACTCGAGCGTGCCGCTGGCGGTCCAGGTGGCGGATGGTTTACGCGGCGCCGCGACCACCGGCGCACTGCGCGGCGGGGATCGCCTGCCGTCCTCGCGCGAACTGGCGGCCCGGCTCGGCGTGAGCCGAACCGTGGTCACCGCCGCCTACGACCAGCTGCATGCCGAGGGCTGGCTCAGCGGGCGGCACGGGTCCGGTACCTATCTGACGGCCTCACCGGTGCCGGTGGCGGCGCAGGCCGCCACCACCCCGCGCGCCGATCCGGCGGTCGGCCTGCTGGATCTGGGCACGGGCGCACCGTGTATCGAGGTGATCGATCGAACGGCCTGGCGACGCGCCTGGCGCGCGGTATCGGATCGAAATCCCCTGGTGCGCAAGGAACGAGCCGGTGAACCCGACTATCGGGCAGCGGTGGCCGAACACCTGCTGCGCCATCGCGGGCTCGGTCCGGGCAGCGGCAGCGTGGCGCTCGCCACCGCCGGAACCAGTACGGCGGTAAGCGAACTCGCTGCGACCCTGCTGCGCCCCGGCGATGTCGCCGCCATCGAGGACCCCGGATATTCGCGCGCCGCCGGAGCCTTCCATGCCGCGGGCGTACGCCTGGTCCCGGTTCCGGTGGATGCCGACGGCCTGCGCGTCGACCAGCTGCCCTTGGACACCAAAATGGTGTATTGCACTCCCGCACATCAGTTTCCGCTCGGCGCGCGAATGCCAGCGGCCCGCCGGATCGAGCTGATCGAATTCGCCCGCCGCACCGGAGCTCTCATCATCGAGGACGACTACGACGGCGAATTACGTTACGACACCGCACCTTTGCCACTGCTCGCGGCGCTCGCGCCCGAACTCGTGGTCCACCTGGGCACCACCAGCAAGATCCTCTCCCCCACCCTCGGCGTGGGCTGGATGGTGGCCGCCCCGGCGGTGACCGACGCGGTGCTGACCTATCGCGAACTCACCGGCACCGGTCCCGCCCCCGCCGGTCAGCAGGTGGTGGCCGAGCTGGCCCGCCATGGCGATCTGGCCCGGCACCTGCGCCGACTGCGCCGGGAGATGCCGCTGCGCCGCACCCTGGTCGTCGAGGAGCTGCTCCGGCGCGGTCTGACCGTGCGCGGCGATGATGCGGGCTCGCACCTGTTCATACCGCTGGCCTCGGCCGCCCAGGAGGAGGCCGCCATTGCCGCGGCGGCCACGGCCGGGGTCTACCTCGACGGTCTGGGCCGGTACACCCGCGGCCCCCGACACACCTTCGGGATAGCGCTCGGTTATGCCGCCCTGTCCAGGGCGGACCTGCCGGTCGCGGTGCGCTCGGCCGGAGATGCCTTGGCACGGGTCGTACAGTGGACGCCATGA
- a CDS encoding crotonase/enoyl-CoA hydratase family protein has translation MSVRVERNGPVTTVILHRPEARNAVDGPTARALADAFRDFDADPDAAVAVLWGDGGTFCAGADLKGLGTERANQVTEDGDGPMGPTRMILSKPVIAAVSGYAVAGGLELALWCDLRIAEQDSTFGVFCRRWGVPLIDGGTVRLPRLIGTGRAMDLILTGRAVDAAEALQIGLITRVVPNGESRRAAEELARQLAALPQTCLRSDRMSVLEQDGLDEPTAITNELHHGLKALADGALDGAQRFASGAGRHGQPS, from the coding sequence GTGAGCGTACGAGTCGAACGCAATGGCCCCGTGACCACCGTGATCCTGCATCGCCCCGAGGCGCGCAACGCGGTCGACGGACCCACCGCCCGCGCCCTGGCCGATGCCTTCCGCGACTTCGACGCCGACCCCGATGCGGCGGTCGCCGTGCTCTGGGGCGACGGCGGCACCTTCTGCGCGGGCGCGGACCTCAAGGGCCTCGGCACCGAACGCGCCAACCAGGTCACCGAGGACGGCGACGGCCCGATGGGGCCCACCCGGATGATCCTGTCCAAGCCGGTGATCGCGGCCGTCTCCGGCTACGCGGTGGCGGGCGGACTCGAGCTCGCACTCTGGTGCGATCTGCGAATCGCGGAGCAGGACAGCACCTTCGGCGTCTTCTGCCGCCGCTGGGGAGTACCGCTCATCGACGGCGGCACCGTGCGCCTGCCCCGCCTTATCGGCACCGGGCGCGCCATGGACCTGATTCTCACCGGCCGGGCCGTCGACGCCGCCGAAGCGCTCCAGATCGGCCTGATCACCCGGGTGGTCCCGAACGGCGAATCCCGCCGCGCCGCAGAGGAACTCGCCCGCCAATTGGCCGCACTGCCGCAGACCTGCCTGCGCTCGGACCGCATGTCCGTACTGGAGCAGGACGGCCTCGACGAGCCCACCGCCATCACCAATGAACTGCACCACGGATTGAAGGCGCTCGCCGACGGCGCACTGGACGGCGCCCAGCGCTTCGCCTCCGGCGCGGGCCGCCACGGCCAGCCCAGCTGA
- a CDS encoding SDR family NAD(P)-dependent oxidoreductase, with the protein MQDNGSRFDDKIALITGGSSGMGLATARRLLDEGASVVITGRDRARLDAAVKELDGGDRVLAVAGDAAHLADLDALVAAIENRFGRLDVVFANAGIGAFQAFTDVTEAEYHRVLDINFKSVFFTIQKTLPLVRDHGAIVINASFALHRGSPGAALYSATKAAVHNLARTLAAELAPRGIRVNSVSPGYTSTPAFHAETSPEIRAAAAASTLASRVGSAEEVAAAVAFLTSGEAGYINAQDLLVDGGMTTATPAQQV; encoded by the coding sequence ATGCAGGACAACGGTTCCCGATTCGACGACAAGATCGCACTCATCACCGGCGGGAGCAGCGGCATGGGATTGGCCACCGCCCGGCGACTGCTGGACGAGGGCGCATCGGTCGTCATCACCGGTCGAGATCGAGCTCGGCTCGACGCGGCCGTCAAGGAGTTGGACGGCGGCGATCGAGTGCTCGCGGTCGCGGGTGACGCGGCGCACCTCGCGGATCTCGACGCACTGGTCGCCGCCATCGAGAATCGCTTCGGCCGCCTGGATGTGGTCTTCGCGAATGCCGGTATCGGTGCGTTCCAAGCCTTCACCGATGTGACCGAGGCCGAATACCACCGGGTGCTGGACATCAACTTCAAGAGCGTCTTCTTCACCATCCAGAAGACGCTGCCGCTGGTGCGCGATCACGGCGCGATCGTGATCAACGCGTCCTTCGCCCTGCATCGCGGCAGTCCGGGCGCGGCGCTCTACTCGGCGACCAAAGCGGCCGTACACAATCTGGCCCGCACCCTCGCCGCGGAGCTCGCCCCGCGCGGCATCCGGGTCAACTCGGTCAGCCCCGGCTACACCTCGACCCCGGCCTTCCATGCCGAGACCTCGCCCGAAATCCGGGCTGCCGCAGCCGCTTCCACCCTCGCGTCCCGAGTCGGCAGCGCCGAGGAGGTCGCCGCGGCCGTGGCATTCCTGACCTCAGGCGAAGCGGGCTATATCAATGCCCAGGACCTACTGGTCGACGGCGGCATGACCACCGCCACTCCCGCACAACAGGTCTGA
- a CDS encoding alpha/beta hydrolase family protein has protein sequence MIGKIVAAALTSAALLTTAAGLSTAAPLGATMLPQPTGQFQVGTTTLHLVDAGRPDPFRPTRPRELMVSVFYPATATELFPRAHYVSTVLVPEIQRQLGIELPGLLTNSYADAPVIPDGRFPVVLYTPGAGVSRLLGTGLAEDLASRGYIVVAMDHTYEGPAVEFPGGRVATAAPMPEGFVPSIRKKFIAARLLDIEFVLDMLTGLAGGTNPDAENRWLPVGLADALDLDRVGIVGHSSGGYAAVEAMHDDRRIDAAVDLDGQIGVDEEFGRAAVEGVDRPVLVLTSRQIEEVGDANPSLDAFFAHGTGWKHQLTMGNSAHYDFTDMPSLVPDAVRPAAETYFGPIAAPRAAALTDSYVAALFDKFLRDDPNTPLDRPGADPEITTLR, from the coding sequence TTGATCGGCAAGATCGTCGCGGCAGCTCTCACCTCTGCCGCGCTGTTGACCACGGCCGCGGGCCTGTCCACCGCCGCACCACTGGGCGCGACCATGCTCCCGCAGCCGACCGGCCAATTCCAGGTCGGCACAACGACTCTGCATCTGGTCGACGCGGGCCGCCCCGATCCCTTCCGGCCGACCCGCCCGCGTGAGCTCATGGTCTCGGTGTTCTATCCCGCGACGGCCACCGAACTGTTCCCTCGTGCGCACTATGTCTCCACGGTGCTGGTTCCGGAGATTCAGCGGCAACTCGGCATCGAATTGCCTGGGCTGCTGACCAATTCGTACGCCGACGCACCCGTGATCCCGGATGGCCGATTTCCGGTGGTGCTGTACACCCCGGGGGCCGGAGTGTCCAGATTGCTGGGCACCGGCCTGGCCGAGGACCTCGCCAGTCGCGGGTACATCGTGGTCGCCATGGATCACACCTATGAGGGTCCGGCGGTGGAGTTCCCGGGCGGGCGCGTGGCCACGGCCGCCCCCATGCCCGAGGGTTTCGTGCCGTCGATCCGCAAGAAGTTCATCGCCGCCCGCCTGCTCGATATCGAGTTCGTACTCGACATGCTCACCGGACTGGCGGGCGGCACCAATCCCGATGCCGAGAACCGTTGGCTGCCGGTCGGTCTCGCGGACGCACTGGATCTGGACCGAGTCGGTATCGTCGGCCATTCCTCCGGAGGTTACGCCGCTGTCGAGGCCATGCACGATGACCGGCGCATAGATGCGGCGGTCGATCTCGACGGTCAGATCGGGGTGGACGAGGAGTTCGGCCGGGCCGCCGTCGAGGGTGTCGATCGACCGGTGCTGGTGCTGACCAGCCGCCAGATCGAGGAGGTGGGCGATGCGAATCCGTCCCTCGACGCCTTCTTCGCACACGGCACCGGCTGGAAACATCAACTCACCATGGGCAATTCGGCGCATTACGACTTCACCGATATGCCGTCGCTGGTGCCCGATGCCGTGCGACCCGCCGCCGAGACCTACTTCGGCCCCATCGCCGCCCCGCGTGCCGCCGCGCTGACGGACAGCTATGTGGCGGCGCTCTTCGACAAGTTCCTGCGCGATGATCCGAACACCCCGCTCGATCGCCCCGGCGCGGATCCGGAAATCACCACCCTGCGCTGA
- a CDS encoding ArsR/SmtB family transcription factor, translating into MFTAHPERDQIQLANVLAAVGNPLRLQILRALGDGGEHTCGSIVQGVPKSNLTHHYRVLRDAGLIWQRPSGRETFQSLRREDLDERFPGLLDSLLDAASRDAAH; encoded by the coding sequence ATGTTCACGGCACATCCCGAGCGGGATCAGATCCAGCTGGCGAACGTGCTTGCCGCCGTAGGCAATCCGCTCCGCCTGCAAATCCTGCGGGCCCTGGGTGACGGTGGTGAACACACCTGTGGATCGATCGTGCAGGGCGTCCCCAAGTCCAACCTCACCCACCACTACCGCGTACTGCGCGACGCCGGTCTGATCTGGCAGCGCCCCAGCGGCCGCGAAACCTTCCAATCTCTGCGCCGTGAAGATCTCGACGAGCGCTTTCCGGGCCTGCTCGACTCACTCCTGGACGCGGCGAGCCGGGACGCTGCGCACTGA